A genomic window from Dermacentor silvarum isolate Dsil-2018 chromosome 9, BIME_Dsil_1.4, whole genome shotgun sequence includes:
- the LOC119465182 gene encoding acetylcholinesterase isoform X2 — protein MAFKAGMLALLVLTVLLGVMAEDMHVERQTTEGRVRGKIVRSLGKIVEEYRDIPFAEPPVGKLRFRPPQPKAPWEGTLDVTEGTTVCPQVTFNDTYMQGLNVTEDCLHLNVWVPELARIPGSSRPVLVWIHGGGFTFGSANEANYSGSVLTAFADVVVVSMNYRLSILGFLNANSPGAPGNVGLLDQVMALKWVQRNIEFFGGDPQQVTLFGESAGSMSAHAHIMSPMSEGLFKRAILMSGTMYSIDMWDMVHESMVKGDKVAGIVGCSEGGTINLSSNPEDVISCLRNKSAEELVTASGESVDPKFMPFFPTYHDAFLPRNPIEAMKRGFFAPVDVMAGVTSDEGACFLLFPRVEEILDEDLVSVPPERLVDSLQTLLSRLWKHDTPDVLRMYLDDAPEGDNNALRRQYVDFASDRVFNCPLRFFSDTHSQRGGKMFAYVFAHKSANASLPGWMGQPHALDIPFVFGKTYAAEPASEDGRMSEAFMRMMAAFAENGVPELPNNQQWPPYTKSSPTMVVMDHDTFNQTQEFRASHCERWKPLF, from the exons ATGGCGTTCAAAGCAGGGATGTTGGCACTGCTTGTCCTCACGGTCCTTCTGGGTGTCATGGCTGAAGACATGCACGTCGAGAGGCAGACAACCGAGGGCCGTGTTCGTGGCAAGATTGTGCGCAGCCTTGGCAAGATTGTGGAGGAGTACCGCGATATTCCTTTCGCCGAACCTCCCGTGGGCAAGCTCAGGTTCCGTCCTCCGCAGCCAAAGGCACCATGGGAAGGCACGTTAGATGTCACTGAAGGAACTACAGTTTGCCCTCAG GTGACCTTTAACGACACGTACATGCAAGGCCTCAACGTTACGGAGGACTGCCTTCACCTCAACGTGTGGGTCCCCGAGCTCGCCAGGATCCCCGGTTCGAGTCGACCGGTCTTGGTTTGGATCCACGGAGGGGGCTTCACATTCGGCAGTGCCAATGAGGCGAACTACAGCGGATCCGTCTTGACAGCATTTGCAGACGTCGTTGTCGTGTCCATGAATTACCGCCTAAGCATCCTCGGCTTCCTCAACGCGAACTCTCCAGGTGCGCCAGGGAACGTCGGCCTTCTAGACCAGGTCATGGCGCTGAAGTGGGTGCAGCGTAACATCGAATTTTTCGGAGGTGACCCGCAACAAGTCACTTTATTCGGCGAGAGTGCGGGATCTATGAGTGCGCACGCACACATCATGTCGCCGATGAGCGAGGGTCTCTTCAAGAGAGCAATCTTGATGAGTGGCACCATGTACAGCATCGACATGTGGGACATGGTGCATGAGAGCATGGTCAAGGGTGACAAAGTGGCTGGCATCGTCGGCTGCTCGGAGGGGGGCACAATAAACCTCTCTTCAAATCCAGAGGACGTCATAAGTTGCCTTCGCAACAAGTCCGCAGAGGAGCTCGTTACCGCTTCTGGAGAGAGCGTGGACCCCAAATTTATGCCTTTCTTTCCAACATATCATGACGCATTCCTTCCCAGGAATCCAATAGAGGCAATGAAGCGCGGTTTTTTCGCACCTGTTGATGTCATGGCTGGAGTCACCTCCGACGAAGGGGCTTGCTTTCTCCTGTTCCCACGGGTGGAAGAAATCCTAGACGAAGATCTTGTTTCAGTGCCTCCAGAAAGGCTCGTTGATTCTCTTCAAACCTTATTGTCACGTTTGTGGAAACATGACACACCAGACGTGCTACGGATGTATCTTGACGACGCGCCGGAAGGTGACAACAACGCTTTGAGGAGGCAGTATGTGGACTTCGCGTCGGACAGGGTGTTCAATTGTCCGCTGCGGTTCTTCTCAGATACGCACAGTCAACGGGGAGGCAAAATGTTCGCCTACGTCTTCGCCCACAAGTCGGCGAACGCCTCGCTGCCTGGCTGGATGGGGCAGCCCCatgccttagacatacccttcgTTTTCGGTAAGACGTACGCCGCCGAGCCAGCATCCGAAGACGGCCGCATGAGTGAGGCCTTCATGCGGATGATGGCCGCCTTCGCTGAAAACGG GGTACCCGAATTGCCGAACAACCAGCAATGGCCGCCATACACCAAGAGTTCTCCCACCATGGTGGTGATGGACCACGATACCTTCAACCAGACGCAGGAATTCCGTGCCAGTCACTGCGAGCGATGGAAGCCACTGTTCTAA